One stretch of Arachis hypogaea cultivar Tifrunner chromosome 20, arahy.Tifrunner.gnm2.J5K5, whole genome shotgun sequence DNA includes these proteins:
- the LOC112786655 gene encoding cyclin-dependent kinase F-4-like, producing MERYKLIKEVGDGSFGSVWRAINKQTGEVVAIKIMKKNYYSWEECVNLREVKSLRQMNHPNIVKLKEVILESEILYFVFEYMECNLYQLMKDREKMFSEGEVRNWCFQVFQGLAYMHQRGYFHRDLKPENLLVIKDIIKIADLGLAREISSEPPYTDYVSTRWYRAPEVLLQSYVYSSKVDMWAMGAIMAELLSLRPLFPGASEADEIYKICGVIGSPTIESWADGLKLARDINYEFPQLAGVHLSALIPSASDDAVSLIRSLCSWDPCKRPTAAQALQHPFFRTCFYVPPSLRTRAVSRTPPSQQGVRRYSSMLPNSKLTNNFSSPKLHLPLALDTVNQNESKNEKSMNTVQQSKYRQPGKESPTSMNLGSGTRRHSIGQPRPPPMKDGVNWISESGDFMLKAAQPILTGRTFS from the coding sequence ATGGAGAGGTACAAGTTAATTAAGGAAGTTGGTGATGGATCGTTTGGGAGTGTTTGGAGAGCTATTAATAAGCAAACTGGAGAAGTTGTTGCAATTAAAATAATGAAGAAGAACTATTACTCTTGGGAGGAGTGTGTAAACCTGAGAGAAGTCAAGTCACTAAGACAAATGAACCACCCAAATATTGTGAAGCTAAAGGAAGTTATTCTAGAAAGCGAAATTCTGTACTTTGTTTTTGAGTACATGGAATGCAACCTGTACCAACTTATGAAAGACAGGGAGAAGATGTTTTCTGAGGGTGAAGTTAGGAATTGGTGTTTTCAAGTTTTCCAAGGTCTTGCTTATATGCATCAGCGTGGATACTTCCACCGTGATCTGAAGCCTGAGAACTTGCTGGTTATCAAGGATATCATAAAAATTGCTGATCTTGGCCTAGCACGTGAGATCAGTTCAGAACCACCCTACACTGATTATGTCTCCACACGCTGGTATCGTGCTCCTGAAGTGCTACTTCAATCTTATGTGTATAGCTCCAAAGTTGACATGTGGGCAATGGGTGCTATAATGGCTGAACTATTGTCTCTTCGTCCTCTTTTCCCTGGTGCCAGTGAAGCGGATGAGATCTACAAAATATGCGGTGTGATAGGCAGCCCAACTATTGAATCATGGGCTGATGGGCTGAAACTTGCAAGGGATATAAACTATGAGTTCCCACAACTTGCTGGTGTGCATCTTTCGGCACTGATACCATCTGCGAGTGACGATGCAGTCAGCCTTATCAGGTCGCTTTGCTCATGGGATCCCTGCAAGAGGCCAACAGCTGCACAGGCCCTTCAACATCCCTTTTTCCGGACTTGTTTTTACGTTCCTCCATCCCTTCGTACTAGAGCAGTGTCGAGAACTCCTCCATCTCAGCAAGGGGTTAGGAGATATTCTAGCATGTTACCTAATTCAAAGCTCACCAATAACTTCTCTTCTCCGAAATTACATCTTCCTTTAGCTTTGGATACGGTGAATCAGAATGAAAGTAAGAATGAGAAGTCCATGAATACTGTTCAACAATCAAAATATCGACAGCCTGGAAAGGAAAGCCCAACTTCTATGAATCTTGGTAGCGGTACTCGAAGACATTCTATAGGACAACCCCGCCCTCCTCCAATGAAGGATGGAGTTAATTGGATTTCTGAATCTGGAGACTTCATGCTGAAAGCTGCACAGCCGATCCTCACCGGAAGAACTTTCAGTTAA
- the LOC112785559 gene encoding uncharacterized protein isoform X1, giving the protein MIYRNLHYYLANSKRKGRWSCSKPLSKWNKKAVQMIIFRTLNLSLCSSHCVGYFSLHFGFVAVGVSIVFVAACLASPLGSSLLVSPSVHRCSHLKLLIFGLLASNFLVAFCSRRLLGSWLGADLLCTAVVHHRCWSWLGILSVQLS; this is encoded by the exons ATGATATATAGAAATTTGCATTATTATTTGGCAAATAGTAAAAG GAAAGGAAGGTGGAGTTGTAGCAAGCCATTATCAAAATGGAACAAGAAGGCAGTGCAGATGATAATCTTCAG GACCTTAAACCTCTCTCTCTGTTCTTCGCACTGTGTTGGTTACTTCTCTCTGCATTTTGGGTTCGTCGCTGTTGGCGTTTCCATCGTGTTCGTCGCTGCTTGCCTCGCCTCGCCGTTGGGTTCGTCCCTGCTCGTGTCGCCATCTGTTCATCGCTGCTCACATTTGAAGCTTCTGATTTTTGGTCTTCTCGCTTCCAATTTTCTCGTCGCCTTCTGCTCTCGGCGTCTTCTTGGCTCCTGGCTGGGTGCTGATCTGCTCTGCACCGCCGTGGTGCATCACAG GTGTTGGAGTTGGCTGGGAATTCTTTCAGTTCAATTGAGTTAG
- the LOC112785559 gene encoding myb family transcription factor PHL8-like isoform X2: MNNSEGPCSSREETIGTQNEMTESMRIAEALQMQMEVQKKLYEQIELQRHLQLKIEAQGKYLQSVLHKAQETLAGMINNGSPGSPPILELTETRGGFS; encoded by the exons ATGAACAACAGTGAAGGTCCTTGTAGCAGCAGGGAAGAAACTATTGGAACACAGAATGAGATGACTGa AAGCATGCGAATTGCTGAGGCTCTCCAAATGCAAATGGAAGTTCAGAAGAAACTTTATGAGCAAATTGAG CTGCAGAGACATTTGCAGCTTAAGATTGAAGCACAAGGGAAGTACTTGCAATCAGTACTACACAAGGCACAAGAAACACTTGCAGGAATGATCAACAATGGCAGCCCGGGATCTCCTCCAATTTTGGAACTGACAGAAACAAGAGGAGGGTTCAGTTAG
- the LOC112785559 gene encoding myb family transcription factor PHL8-like isoform X3, translating to MNNSEGPCSSREETIGTQNEMTESMRIAEALQMQMEVQKKLYEQIERHLQLKIEAQGKYLQSVLHKAQETLAGMINNGSPGSPPILELTETRGGFS from the exons ATGAACAACAGTGAAGGTCCTTGTAGCAGCAGGGAAGAAACTATTGGAACACAGAATGAGATGACTGa AAGCATGCGAATTGCTGAGGCTCTCCAAATGCAAATGGAAGTTCAGAAGAAACTTTATGAGCAAATTGAG AGACATTTGCAGCTTAAGATTGAAGCACAAGGGAAGTACTTGCAATCAGTACTACACAAGGCACAAGAAACACTTGCAGGAATGATCAACAATGGCAGCCCGGGATCTCCTCCAATTTTGGAACTGACAGAAACAAGAGGAGGGTTCAGTTAG
- the LOC112786643 gene encoding cyclin-dependent kinase F-4-like — translation MERYKLIKEVGDGSFGSVWRAINKQTGEVVAIKIMKKNYYSWEECVNLREVKSLRQMNHPNIVKLKEVILESEILYFVFEYMECNLYQLMKDREKMFSEGEVRNWCFQVFQGLAYMHQRGYFHRDLKPENLLVIKDIIKIADLGLAREISSEPPYTDYVSTRWYRAPEVLLQSYVYSSKVDMWAMGAIMAELLSLRPLFPGASEADEIYKICGVIGSPTIESWADGLKLARDINYEFPQLAGVHLSALIPSASDDAVSLIRSLCSWDPCKRPTAAQALQHPFFRTCFYVPPSLRTRAVSRTPPSQQGVRRYSSMLPNSKLTNNFSSPKLHLPLALDTVNQNESKNEKSMNTVQQSKYRQPGKESPTSMNLGSRPTPMKDGVNWISESGNFMLRAAQPILTGRIFS, via the coding sequence ATGGAGAGGTACAAGTTAATTAAGGAAGTTGGTGATGGATCGTTTGGGAGTGTTTGGAGAGCTATTAATAAGCAAACTGGAGAAGTTGTTGCAATTAAAATAATGAAGAAGAACTATTACTCTTGGGAGGAGTGTGTAAACCTGAGAGAAGTCAAGTCACTAAGACAAATGAACCACCCAAATATTGTGAAGCTAAAGGAAGTTATTCTAGAAAGCGAAATTCTGTACTTTGTTTTTGAGTACATGGAATGCAACCTGTACCAACTTATGAAAGACAGGGAGAAGATGTTTTCTGAGGGTGAAGTTAGGAATTGGTGTTTTCAAGTTTTCCAAGGTCTTGCTTATATGCATCAGCGTGGATACTTCCACCGTGATCTGAAGCCTGAGAACTTGCTGGTTATCAAGGATATCATAAAAATTGCTGATCTTGGCCTAGCACGTGAGATCAGTTCAGAACCACCCTACACTGATTATGTCTCCACACGCTGGTATCGTGCTCCTGAAGTGCTACTTCAATCTTATGTGTATAGCTCCAAAGTTGACATGTGGGCAATGGGTGCTATAATGGCTGAACTATTGTCTCTTCGTCCTCTTTTCCCTGGTGCCAGTGAAGCGGATGAGATCTACAAAATATGCGGTGTGATAGGCAGCCCAACTATTGAATCATGGGCTGATGGGCTGAAACTTGCAAGGGATATAAACTATGAGTTCCCACAACTTGCTGGTGTGCATCTTTCGGCACTGATACCATCTGCGAGTGACGATGCAGTCAGCCTTATCAGGTCGCTTTGCTCATGGGATCCCTGCAAGAGGCCAACAGCTGCACAGGCCCTTCAACATCCCTTTTTCCGGACTTGTTTTTACGTTCCTCCATCCCTTCGTACTAGAGCAGTGTCGAGAACTCCTCCATCTCAGCAAGGGGTTAGGAGATATTCTAGCATGTTACCTAATTCAAAGCTCACCAATAACTTCTCTTCTCCGAAATTACATCTTCCTTTAGCTTTGGATACGGTGAATCAGAATGAAAGTAAGAATGAGAAGTCCATGAATACTGTTCAACAATCAAAATATCGACAGCCTGGAAAGGAAAGCCCAACTTCTATGAATCTTGGTAGCCGCCCAACTCCAATGAAGGATGGAGTTAATTGGATTTCTGAATCTGGAAACTTCATGCTGAGAGCTGCACAGCCGATCCTCACCGGAAGAATTTTCAGTTAA
- the LOC112785560 gene encoding serine/threonine-protein phosphatase 7 long form homolog codes for MAGLYHLARLNDRWFRLDEALVSAFVERWRPETHTFHMPFGEYTITLQDVAYQLGLPVDGRYVSGCLSEFQIYIQGGRPAWVWFEELLGVVPPPSQVQKYAVNCSWFQETFGECPEGADEETVRRYARAYIMILLGTQLFTDKSGNRIHIRWLPFVARLEEMGTYSWGSAALAWLYRCMCRVANRNIIKLAGPLQLLQSWIFWRFPRFRPAGFETFSWPLASRWSGYNPSSSEKGPKVQMWRLWIDRLQDREFIWMPYSNPDVLQVVHPEVLEPRHMALWRSVTSLIYFAVIEWHQIDRVLPQFGGVQPRPHPALNIDFLMSKDGRGGDRWFPYHLQKWHLHWESRAESVLRFDVVADPGPSHEFLEWWS; via the exons ATGGCCGGtctataccatcttgcaaggctgaacgatagatggttccggTTGGACGAGGCCCTTGTCAGTGCGTTCGTCGAGCGATGGCGTCCGGAAacgcacacgtttcatatgcCGTTTGGAGAGTACACGATCACACTCCAGGACGTGGCATATCAGCTGGGTTTGCCAGTGGACGGGCGTTACGTCAGCGGCTGCCTATCAGAGTTCCAGATATACATCCAGGGTGGCCGTCCAGCCTGGGTGTGGTTCGAGGAGTTGCTTGGAGTGGTACCTCCTCCTagccaggttcagaagtacgcggtcaactgcagctggtttcaggagacTTTTGGTGAGTGCCCGGAGGGAGCTGATGAGGAGACTGTGCGTCGATATGcccgtgcgtacatcatgatATTGTTGGGCACGCAGCTGTTTACGGACAAGTCCGGCAACcgcattcacatcagatggcttccgTTTGTAGCTAGGCTGGAGGAGATGGGGACCTACAGCTGGGGTTCTGCAGCACtggcatggttgtaccggtgcatgtgccgagtggcgaACAGAAATATTATCAAGCTAGCGGGCCCACTTCAGCTACTTCAGTCATGGATTTTTTGGCGATTTCCTCGGTTTAGGCCTGCAGGGTTTGAGACGTTCAGTTGGCCATTGGCCTCGAG gtggtcaggttacaACCCATCCAGTAGCGAGAAGGGTCCTAAAGTTCAGATGTGGAGGCTCTGGATAGACCGGTTGCAGGATAGAGAG TTTATCTGGATGCCGTACAGCAACCCCGACGTACTTCAGGTTGTGCATCCAGAGGTTTTGGAGCCTCGGCATATGGCGCTGTGGCGGTCTGTTACGTCGCTTATCTACTTTGCcgtcatagagtggcatcagatagatAGGGTTCTTCCGCAGTTTGGAGGGGTGCAGCCCCGTCCACAtcccgccctgaacatcgactttctgatgtcgaAGGACGGCAGAGGCGGCGATCGATGGTTCCCGTACCATTTGCAGAAGTGGCATCTCCATTGGGAGTCCCGTGCGGAGAGCGTGCTGAGGTTCGATGTTGTTGCTGACCCTGGTCCGTCGCATGAGTTCCTGGAGTGGTGGAGTTAG